A single region of the Biomaibacter acetigenes genome encodes:
- a CDS encoding AzlD domain-containing protein — MKLSYVYLIVGMGIVTYLPRMMPATVLSRKQLPELLIRFLNYIPAAVLSALFFPSVLVTGHEINIGMSNPLFITSLLTFPIAYKTKNMFLTVIIGMIITIILNNLIYQ, encoded by the coding sequence ATGAAATTGAGTTATGTTTATCTTATTGTCGGCATGGGAATAGTGACATACCTACCCCGCATGATGCCGGCCACAGTGCTCTCCCGGAAGCAATTGCCAGAGCTTTTGATAAGGTTCCTGAACTACATCCCTGCTGCGGTGTTATCGGCCCTGTTTTTCCCCAGCGTGCTGGTGACAGGGCACGAAATCAATATAGGGATGTCAAATCCCCTTTTTATAACGTCACTGCTTACATTTCCCATAGCATACAAAACCAAAAATATGTTTCTGACCGTAATTATCGGAATGATAATAACTATAATTTTAAATAACCTTATATATCAGTGA
- a CDS encoding MFS transporter — protein MFNIIILGLTSLLTDISTEMVYPLLPVFLTTKLGATPLIVGTIEGIAESLASLLKVFSGYFSDKMERRKPFAIMGYSFSTIGKVLLYLATSWPFVLAGRVADRLGKGVRTAPRDALIAESAPPDARGRAFGLHRAMDTLGAAIGVVLAYYFLTRHPDNYYSVFLYSLIPAVLGVAALFLVKEKVTQVKNASKKLSLNWNDLDKRLKSFLILMFIFTLGNSSNQFLLLKAQNVGFDAKTVLLLYLLYNVIYDIFSYPAGLISDRIGRKKMLVAGYLVYGLVYFGFGLARTPAAIWVLFGVYGLYIAFTEGVEKAFVTDIAPENLRGTLIGLHATLVGIGLLPASILAGALWNMFGAAAPFYFGGFMGILAAIGIWILI, from the coding sequence TTGTTTAACATCATTATACTGGGTCTTACCAGTCTTTTAACCGATATCAGCACCGAGATGGTGTATCCTCTGCTCCCTGTTTTTTTGACCACCAAACTGGGAGCCACACCTTTGATTGTGGGTACTATTGAAGGTATAGCCGAAAGCCTGGCCAGCCTTTTGAAGGTTTTTTCCGGGTATTTTTCCGATAAAATGGAAAGGCGGAAACCCTTTGCTATAATGGGATACAGCTTTTCCACCATAGGAAAGGTGCTGCTGTACCTGGCCACATCCTGGCCCTTCGTGCTGGCGGGCAGGGTGGCGGACCGCTTAGGGAAGGGAGTGCGGACCGCGCCGCGGGATGCGCTCATTGCCGAGTCGGCGCCCCCCGATGCCAGGGGCAGGGCTTTCGGACTGCACAGGGCCATGGATACCCTGGGGGCAGCCATAGGTGTTGTACTGGCCTATTATTTTCTGACCAGACACCCCGACAATTACTACAGCGTGTTCCTTTATTCCCTGATTCCGGCAGTGCTGGGTGTGGCGGCACTCTTTCTGGTAAAAGAAAAGGTCACTCAGGTTAAAAATGCATCCAAAAAATTATCACTGAACTGGAACGATCTGGATAAACGATTGAAATCCTTTTTAATTCTGATGTTTATTTTTACCCTTGGAAATTCATCCAACCAATTCCTGCTTTTGAAAGCCCAGAATGTGGGTTTTGATGCAAAGACTGTACTGCTTCTATACCTTTTGTATAATGTAATATACGATATATTTTCCTATCCTGCGGGATTGATATCGGACCGCATTGGCAGGAAGAAAATGTTGGTGGCGGGCTATCTCGTTTACGGCCTGGTATACTTCGGATTTGGCCTGGCCCGGACACCTGCCGCCATCTGGGTTTTATTCGGAGTCTACGGGCTTTACATAGCCTTCACCGAAGGCGTGGAAAAGGCCTTTGTAACAGACATAGCGCCGGAAAACTTGAGGGGGACATTAATAGGCCTGCACGCCACTCTGGTGGGTATAGGCCTTCTGCCCGCTTCTATCCTGGCCGGGGCTTTATGGAACATGTTCGGGGCTGCTGCGCCCTTTTACTTCGGAGGGTTTATGGGGATTCTGGCAGCCATCGGCATATGGATTTTAATCTAA
- a CDS encoding Chromate resistance protein ChrB: MSEKISWLLLIYKVPSEPSTLRVKAWRKLKEVGALYLQQSVAVYPGINNLENEIRILTRDIKESGGEALLLQVAALSSEDENYLISKFNEQRDLEYEELMDKCNDFFSEIEKETAKQNFTFAELEENDEEIDKLSRWFSKIKERDFFGSEKRQKAEEMMAKCRQYLLEFAEKIYKKEGTI; encoded by the coding sequence ATGTCAGAAAAAATTTCTTGGCTTCTACTCATCTATAAAGTCCCGTCGGAGCCCTCAACCCTCCGGGTGAAGGCCTGGAGAAAGCTGAAAGAGGTGGGGGCATTATATTTGCAGCAGTCGGTAGCCGTTTACCCGGGCATAAACAACCTCGAGAATGAAATCCGCATCCTGACAAGAGATATAAAGGAATCCGGGGGAGAAGCTCTTCTGCTTCAAGTGGCGGCCCTTTCCAGTGAAGATGAAAATTATCTTATCTCAAAATTCAACGAGCAGAGGGACCTGGAGTATGAGGAACTCATGGACAAATGCAATGACTTTTTCTCCGAGATAGAAAAGGAAACGGCAAAACAAAACTTTACTTTTGCGGAGCTGGAAGAAAACGATGAGGAGATTGACAAGCTGTCCCGGTGGTTTTCAAAGATAAAGGAAAGGGATTTTTTCGGTTCGGAGAAGAGGCAAAAAGCCGAGGAAATGATGGCGAAATGCCGGCAGTATCTCTTAGAATTTGCAGAAAAAATATACAAAAAAGAGGGGACGATCTGA
- a CDS encoding AbrB/MazE/SpoVT family DNA-binding domain-containing protein, which translates to MNYNIVKVTSKGQMTIPHLIRKKLNIKKDDSLIVYLQNDEIRIKKLSVVEPLGDNDPIWKFAGTLVDEPDVAENHDKYLVMEEKKHLEYKKDE; encoded by the coding sequence GTGAATTATAATATTGTAAAAGTAACAAGTAAGGGTCAGATGACTATTCCACATCTCATTAGAAAGAAACTGAATATAAAAAAAGATGATTCTTTAATAGTCTATTTACAAAATGATGAAATCAGGATAAAGAAGCTGTCAGTGGTAGAACCATTGGGAGATAATGATCCTATATGGAAATTCGCAGGTACCCTGGTTGATGAGCCGGATGTAGCCGAAAATCACGACAAATATTTAGTAATGGAAGAAAAGAAGCATTTAGAATATAAAAAGGATGAATAA